The genomic window AGCCAACAGTTTAGTTGAGGAGATGAGCAAAACTCATGTGATGAAGCTCAAAGATTGGTATTGGTACGAAACAGGTCTAAATTCaagcccaggggtgcctgagtggctcaattaagtgtctgactctcaatttcaactcaggtcatgatctcacaggttgagagttcgagccctgcatctggctctctgctgtcagcacagagcccacttcgaatcctctgtccccctctctctctgccccttccccgctcacttgctctctctctcaaaacaaacattaaaaaatatttaaatacatacatacacacatgcccaAAAATGCcctagagagagaggaggggaggcagaggaaggaattcCCACTCTGGGGAATTGGAGAAGGCATCAGTGAGGACTTGTTTGAGTGGAAGCTTGAAGAATGAGTACCATGGTAACAGAGGGGGTAGACAGAGTCCCCCAGGCCAAGAATGCAGAGTAAAAGAGTCTGGAGCCCCTAGAGGGATTGTAGGGCAGGGAAGATGTGGGAGGAAATGTGCTGGGAGAATATATTAAATAGGGGAGCTGTCGTAGTCTGGGAGGTGTAGTGTCAAGAAATGTCCTCTTAaagaaatgatctttttaaaaaattttatttaaaaatttaaaaatagtttaataaatttaatttatgatGAGTAGGAGCTAGGCTGCATGACTCCTTGAAGATTTTAGATTAGGAAAGCAAAGGAGTGACATTTGTGTTTGAGAAACTTTCTCTATAAGAGGAATGGATTGAGGACCATGTGGAGTAGGGGAGGACCAATGAGGAGTTAGAGATAAAAGAGAAGACTGGTGTGATCCAGACCAGAGATAAAGCTTCCGAATGCTAGCTCTGGGCTCACTTTATACATGAGTACCTTGCCTTTCAGACCTGAGACACAATGTTTCTTTTAATCCTGTTTAGTTgggcatttaaaaatcagtggtaggggtgcctgggtggctcagtcagttaagtgtctgacttcagctcaggtcatgatcttgtggttaatgggttcgagtcctgcatcaggctctgtgctgacagctccaactcagagcctggagcctgcttcagattctgtgtctccctctctctctgcccctcccttgctcacactctgtctctcaaaagtaaatatttttttaaaaattttaatcagtgGTAAAGATAACGAAAGTGATTCTGCTTCAGGGTCACCCAGGTAGCTAGCTAATGTTGCTGGAGCATGTAAAGGGCGAAGGAGTGTCAGCCTAACTCCATGTTGTGCTTCTCTTCATCTCCAGGGtcatgtcagagagagagacaggtgggaAGATTACACACTTATTTGCTCCTCTGACCCAGGTACTCTTCAGGGAAGGCAAGCTATTGCCACAGTAATGAGACATGAAGATCACAACCAAGTTCACACACTTCTGAGTTATAAATAAAATCCACAGGCCTCTGAATTTTATGGGGGTTCCCAAAAGGAGAATGTAGAGAGGAGCCCTAAGTTTCTTTGAGTTGCATGTCTTTGTAGAACCTAAAGTGAGCTCATACTCTGTGGAAATAGTAAGAACAACCCACTTTCCTACTTTTCTAGGCCTGTCTTGGCTCTGTTGAGAGGCCTCCAACAAGTCTAAGCCTTGCCCAGGTAGGGTAGCCTCAGGCAGTAGCCCTATAGCCCTGAGTTGTCATATTTCAGCGTCCCAGCACAGTACACAGGCCAACTTACTGGGCTAAACCACTGagggaaaaataatgaattttcccTCCAACTCCAGCTCTCCCTTTCTTGCCCTATGAATGTCTAATAATGCCAGACCCAGAACCTATTCAGGGTACCTCTAAGGAGGAGCAAACTGAGTCAGTCACCTTCTACCCTATTTTCTATTGTCACTGAAAGTGGCTAGCCCTGCCCCTCTCTAGGGTTGCTGGCTACTTCTGGGAAAGTCAgctgtttcttaatttccctaTGTGGCCCTTGGTCTAGAAGGCAAGGGCAAGAATTGGTGGTGTCAAAGAAAGGGGCATAGAGTTGTTGCCCTGTGGGGCTAAGTGAGCTCAACATGGAGTGGGTGGAGTTTGTGGGCTCAGCCTGTTCTCTCTCTGGGCTGCTCTAAGCCACATTGCCAGCAGCTGAGCTGCTGCTCCCCTATACATTGGATAGTATTCTCACCTGAGCTTAATAGCCTGGATCAAATTGCAATACAGTTAAATTCTTTTTCACTATGAAGATATTTTAGTAAATGAAGGCCAGAAGGATTTGGATTTCACTCTTACTGTGCTCACTTAAGTAAGTTCACAATTCGGCAAATTCTACAGGGCTGGAGGAATCATTCCTCTTACTGTTTGCTGGTGGGAGAGGTAAAGCTCTCTGAAACTCTTCCCTGGGCAATGCAAAGCAACACAGTCAACTGAGTCAGGAGGAACCCACAGCTGTCAGCTGTTAGGCAAGGCTCTGCTGTGGCCAGGTGCTGACCTCCACTTTCTAATTCCCACCTTGTACCTGCAGTGTTCCTACCCCAAACCATACTATTCCTCTCCAACCCCACTCAAGGGACTCTGCCTAGGGCAGGGACATCCCAGAACAGCCTGTGGGATGAGGGAATGAACCCTTGTACTGCTTTGCCACCTTATCTGGATCAGAAAAGAAAGGTATTTGTGAGTATCTGTTAAGCCTTTTCTAGAACCCTTGGGAGCTGCCCACTCCTGGGCAGGCCCTAAGTCCCATCCAGTCTGCTTGTCagcaggaaagaaggagagtTGGCCCCAAAGCCTTGGGGTTGGGAATAGCTATGGCCTAACAACCAGGgcctcacagaagaaaaaatgttgatCTGGAAACTTCCAGGAGTCCTCAAGGACCAgagatttctctccctcctcacaaCATGGGATGTTGAACAGATGGGAGGGAATCAGCAAGAAGCCACTTCACTGTCGGACACCCTGCTCACATGCCAAAGGCTGGTGTTGGATGCCAGGCTCTATCACTGGCCATCGAACTCCATTTTTGGAAATCATTGTTGGGGACTGCTGTGTTAGAAAGAGCCTGGCCTGGGAGGTAAGAGGCATGGTTCTTGGCTCTGTTCTGCAGAACTCCCctcactctctgggcctcagtttccttggctATAAAATTATGGAGTTGGACTATCCACTCTTGAAGGTTCTTGCTGCTCCTGCATTATCTGGTATTCTGAGCTGGACCCCAGAATGACTTACCTTGGTAGCCCCATCAAGTTGAGGACCTGTCAGCAGGCTTAGACTTGAGGCCTGGCACTGGACCCTGCCCAGCACCTTGGCCAGGCCTAGTCTGCTGTCTCATTCCTCTCTCCTAGAGAGGCCAAAACTGAGCCCTAATTGCAGGAGAGCAAGATATGATGTTAGGATTGTGGGTCAAGGCTGAGTTGAAAGGCCTTAGATTTCCCTAAGAAGCATCCTCAGGTAatttggctctgtgctaatggaAGGGACCTGGTATGTGTGGTCTTTTGGGCAGGGCTGCCAGTGGAAAGATCAGCAGAGTGTGATCTGCAAGCGGGTGGTAACACTGAGAGGTCAGCAGAGTATGAATGTCATTATCCCCATTACCATATACCTGACCAGGTTATATTGGTACAAAAGGTATCTTTATTGAGGTCTGGGTAAGAATTAGGCACTTGGCCAGAGCAGCAGCTTAAATATGAGGCAAGCACGCAAGGGGTTAGCCATGCCCAGGGCTAGGTTGGGGCAGTGAGGCTACAGGCACAGACCCTCCCCAGACAGCCAGAagtcagggagggaaggggaaggggatgcAGAGCAGTCTGGGTCAGAGGTCTGGTGGGCTAGCCCCTGGGGCTGGGCAGGAAGCACTGGGTGGAGGTCCAGCAGGGATGGGACAGGGCTCTCTCGCTCCATGTGCCCTTTAGGCCCAGGCCTGAGCCTCTGCTGGGGGTAGCCATGCTGTGGGCCTTCCCAGGCCTTACTTCTTCACCTTTGCATCATAGGTGCCTGCGTTCTTGTAGGCACTCACATAGCCACTGTCATCCAGGATGTCCTGACGCCCAGCAATGCCCTTGCCCTTGCCGCTCTCGTCGAAGCGCTCCTTGTGGGAGCCTGTGTACTTGCTGGTGTCAGTCAGCCGTTCCACAGCACCTCCtgtctttgctttctgtttggaCAGAATTGTTCCTCCAAGGGCACCTGGCGTTGGGAAGCCCAGACCGCCACCCCCAACTGTGATTCCCCATATCCCCCTCAGTGGCCACCCGAGACCAGCAGGGTACTTACGGTGACGCCCACATTGGCTGGTTCCTTGCCTGCCACCAGCTGGCAGATGGCATCGAAGGCTTCCTCCTTACTCTTCCCCTTGAATCGCTTCATTGCCAGCTCTTCTAGAGCCTTCTTGAACTCCTCATAGT from Panthera tigris isolate Pti1 chromosome E2, P.tigris_Pti1_mat1.1, whole genome shotgun sequence includes these protein-coding regions:
- the TPPP3 gene encoding tubulin polymerization-promoting protein family member 3 → MAASTDVAGLEESFRKFAIHGDPKASGQEMNGKNWAKLCKDCKVADGKAVTGTDVDIVFSKVKGKSARVINYEEFKKALEELAMKRFKGKSKEEAFDAICQLVAGKEPANVGVTKAKTGGAVERLTDTSKYTGSHKERFDESGKGKGIAGRQDILDDSGYVSAYKNAGTYDAKVKK